In Caldalkalibacillus thermarum, the following proteins share a genomic window:
- a CDS encoding methionine biosynthesis PLP-dependent protein, with translation MSQWKIESQLAQIGNRSEEATGTVSAPVYFSTAYRHAGIGQSTGYDYSRTGNPTRAILEQAIAELEGGDRGFATSSGMAAIQTILSLFEQGDELIVSRDLYGGTYRLFEEGWKRWGLNFHYVDPRCIEEIEQRITPRTKAIFIETPTNPLMQETDIRAVSQVAKKHGLLLIVDNTFYTPLLQQPLKQGADIVIHSATKYLGGHNDVLAGLIVAKGEALCERLFYYHNAIGATLSPLDSWLLMRGMKTLALRMKQHEANARQIAAYLEQHECVTDVLYPGRGGMLSFRILREDWVDPFLKQLRLITFAESLGGVESFITYPATQTHADIPEEVRTAYGVCNRLLRFSVGVEHADDLIADLEQAFAAVKSGQTAHIS, from the coding sequence ATGAGCCAATGGAAAATAGAATCTCAACTCGCGCAAATCGGCAACCGCAGTGAGGAAGCCACGGGAACAGTTTCGGCACCTGTCTACTTCTCAACCGCGTACCGCCATGCCGGCATCGGCCAGTCCACCGGCTATGATTACTCCCGCACGGGCAACCCGACCCGGGCCATCCTGGAACAGGCCATTGCCGAACTGGAAGGGGGAGACCGGGGTTTTGCCACCAGTTCAGGCATGGCTGCCATCCAGACCATCTTATCCCTGTTTGAACAAGGGGATGAATTAATTGTTTCCCGCGATTTGTACGGGGGGACTTACCGCCTGTTTGAAGAGGGCTGGAAGCGCTGGGGATTAAACTTTCATTATGTTGACCCGCGATGTATAGAGGAAATCGAACAACGGATCACCCCGCGCACCAAGGCCATTTTTATCGAAACGCCGACCAATCCGCTCATGCAGGAGACAGATATCCGCGCGGTGAGCCAGGTGGCTAAAAAACACGGCCTGTTACTGATTGTGGACAACACGTTTTACACCCCGCTTTTGCAGCAGCCCCTCAAACAGGGGGCTGATATCGTCATCCACAGCGCCACCAAATACCTGGGGGGACACAATGATGTGCTGGCCGGGTTGATCGTGGCCAAGGGGGAAGCACTGTGTGAACGGCTGTTCTATTACCACAATGCGATTGGGGCCACACTCTCCCCCCTGGACTCCTGGTTGTTGATGCGGGGGATGAAAACCTTGGCCTTGCGCATGAAACAGCATGAGGCCAACGCCCGGCAAATTGCCGCCTATTTGGAACAACACGAGTGCGTCACCGATGTGCTCTATCCGGGGCGGGGGGGCATGCTCTCCTTCCGGATCTTACGTGAAGACTGGGTGGATCCCTTCCTCAAACAGCTTAGATTAATTACCTTTGCTGAAAGCCTGGGCGGAGTGGAAAGCTTTATCACCTATCCCGCTACCCAGACTCACGCCGATATACCTGAAGAGGTGCGCACGGCATACGGTGTGTGTAACCGCCTGTTACGTTTCTCCGTCGGCGTGGAACATGCAGACGATTTGATAGCCGACCTGGAGCAAGCCTTTGCCGCTGTCAAGTCCGGGCAGACGGCACATATTAGCTGA
- the metC gene encoding cystathionine beta-lyase encodes MRDDFCFETRLLHNKHKWEPETGAVSVPIYHASTYHQPDIDRFGPYDYSRSGNPTREALEETIAELEGGIRGFAFASGMSAISTAFLLLSKGDHVLMCEDVYGGTYRMVTQVLSRFGIEYTFVDMTDLDQVASNIKSNTKVLYVETPSNPLLKITNIQGVAKLAKAHGCLTFVDNTLMTPALQRPLELGADVVIHSATKFIAGHSDVVAGLVVVKDPELADQLSFLQNAFGAVLGVQDAWLVLRGLKTLSVRLKQSTASALAMAKYLQKVPEVLDVYYPGLPHHPGYAVHMLQAEGAGAVLSFRLKDEQAVKTFVRQVEIPVFAVSLGAVESILSYPAKMSHAAMPKEAREQRGITDGLLRLSVGLEDVHDLMDDFERAFKALRKERGVTAIGTAG; translated from the coding sequence ATGAGGGACGATTTTTGCTTTGAGACCCGCTTGTTGCACAACAAACATAAATGGGAGCCCGAGACCGGGGCCGTCAGCGTACCCATTTATCATGCTTCAACTTATCACCAGCCAGACATAGACCGCTTTGGCCCCTATGATTACAGCCGCTCCGGCAACCCGACCCGCGAAGCGCTGGAAGAGACCATTGCCGAACTGGAAGGGGGCATAAGGGGCTTTGCCTTTGCTTCAGGGATGTCCGCCATCTCCACCGCCTTTCTGCTCCTTTCTAAGGGAGACCATGTGCTCATGTGCGAAGATGTATACGGCGGAACGTACCGCATGGTGACCCAAGTGCTCAGCCGCTTTGGCATTGAATACACCTTTGTGGACATGACTGATTTGGATCAGGTGGCCTCCAACATTAAAAGCAACACTAAAGTGCTGTACGTGGAGACACCATCCAACCCCCTGTTGAAAATTACCAACATTCAGGGTGTTGCCAAACTGGCCAAAGCACACGGCTGCCTCACCTTTGTGGATAACACCCTGATGACCCCGGCCTTGCAACGGCCGCTGGAACTGGGAGCCGATGTGGTCATTCACAGCGCCACCAAATTTATTGCCGGCCACAGTGATGTGGTGGCCGGACTGGTGGTGGTGAAAGACCCTGAACTGGCTGACCAGCTGTCCTTTTTACAAAATGCCTTTGGGGCCGTGCTGGGCGTACAGGATGCCTGGCTGGTGTTAAGGGGCTTAAAAACCTTATCGGTCCGTCTGAAGCAGTCCACAGCTTCCGCTCTGGCCATGGCCAAATACTTGCAAAAGGTCCCCGAGGTGCTGGATGTCTATTATCCCGGACTTCCCCACCATCCCGGCTATGCTGTGCACATGCTGCAGGCTGAAGGAGCCGGAGCCGTGCTTTCCTTCCGCTTAAAGGACGAACAGGCGGTAAAAACCTTTGTCCGGCAGGTGGAGATCCCGGTCTTTGCCGTCAGCCTGGGCGCGGTGGAATCGATCCTGTCCTATCCGGCCAAAATGTCCCATGCCGCCATGCCCAAGGAAGCGCGCGAGCAACGGGGCATTACCGACGGCTTGTTGCGCCTGTCTGTCGGTTTGGAAGATGTGCACGATTTAATGGATGACTTCGAGCGGGCCTTTAAAGCCCTGCGCAAAGAAAGGGGCGTCACCGCCATTGGCACTGCTGGATGA
- a CDS encoding inorganic phosphate transporter, with protein MLLTFLAIGIALFFAMNIGASGAAATMGAVYGAGAIRNKLVALLLVALAVFLGAVLGSGEVVKTIGSGIIPTDILDVPIVLIILVGATSTLFIANLLGIPLSTSEVTVGSIVGIGIAFQALYVSNLLYIVSFWILIPVAAFSVAYGLGKGVLWLEKRYPELKKGGKWRKGLVVLLILTGCLEAFSAGMNNVANAIGPLVGAGLLGTTEAIWLGGAFVALGAVLLGGRVLETNGKRITSLSLLQGSIVSGTGGTLVVIASLLGIPVPLTQATTSAIVGVGTAENGLRLWQKNVIVQIIKVWVVSPILSLVVAYTLVHLILDPNPYVIIVVISVFVSTFGTLSLLKTIRQEKKSVHEQGGEV; from the coding sequence ATGCTCTTAACCTTTCTCGCCATTGGCATTGCCTTGTTTTTTGCCATGAACATTGGGGCCAGCGGAGCAGCTGCCACCATGGGTGCGGTCTATGGTGCCGGAGCCATCCGCAATAAGCTGGTGGCTTTGCTGCTTGTGGCATTAGCGGTGTTTTTGGGAGCAGTCCTGGGCAGCGGGGAAGTGGTGAAAACCATCGGCAGCGGGATTATACCGACTGATATCCTCGATGTTCCGATTGTGCTGATTATTTTGGTGGGAGCGACAAGCACGCTGTTTATCGCCAATTTACTGGGGATCCCCCTGTCTACCAGTGAAGTTACGGTGGGATCGATCGTTGGCATCGGGATTGCCTTTCAAGCCTTGTATGTCTCCAATCTGCTCTACATTGTCTCGTTTTGGATTTTGATTCCGGTGGCAGCCTTCAGTGTGGCCTATGGGTTGGGAAAGGGAGTTTTGTGGCTTGAAAAGCGGTATCCTGAGCTGAAGAAGGGAGGCAAGTGGCGGAAAGGGCTGGTTGTGCTCCTCATTTTGACCGGCTGTCTGGAGGCTTTTTCAGCAGGAATGAACAATGTGGCCAATGCCATCGGCCCTCTGGTAGGAGCAGGGCTTTTGGGCACCACTGAAGCCATCTGGCTGGGCGGTGCCTTTGTGGCACTGGGCGCCGTCTTGCTCGGCGGCAGGGTGCTGGAGACCAACGGCAAACGGATTACTTCGCTTTCTTTGCTGCAAGGAAGCATTGTCTCAGGGACAGGCGGCACATTGGTGGTCATTGCTTCTCTGTTGGGTATTCCTGTTCCCCTCACTCAGGCGACCACTTCGGCCATTGTGGGCGTGGGTACCGCAGAGAATGGTTTGCGCTTGTGGCAGAAAAATGTGATTGTGCAAATCATCAAGGTGTGGGTGGTGTCGCCGATTCTCTCCCTGGTGGTTGCTTACACCTTGGTTCATCTCATACTGGACCCCAATCCATACGTGATTATTGTGGTCATCAG